One stretch of Punica granatum isolate Tunisia-2019 chromosome 5, ASM765513v2, whole genome shotgun sequence DNA includes these proteins:
- the LOC116206816 gene encoding non-specific lipid-transfer protein 1-like — protein MSSFLKLASLLIAFMVVASPAAEAALTCSQVTGSLAPCIPYLRNGGGAVPAACCSGIKSLVASAKTTADRQAACQCMKAAASGMPGINPALATGLPGKCGANIPYKISPTTDCKNVK, from the exons ATGTCTTCCTTCCTCAAGCTTGCTTCTCTGTTGATCGCCTTCATGGTGGTCGCTTCCCCCGCGGCGGAGGCGGCCTTGACCTGCTCCCAGGTGACTGGCAGCCTCGCCCCTTGCATCCCCTACCTCAGGAACGGTGGTGGCGCGGTCCCTGCTGCATGCTGCAGTGGCATCAAGAGTCTTGTTGCCTCCGCCAAGACCACCGCCGACCGGCAGGCCGCCTGCCAGTGCATGAAGGCTGCAGCCAGCGGGATGCCCGGCATCAACCCCGCCCTTGCCACCGGCCTCCCAGGGAAATGCGGGGCTAACATTCCCTACAAGATCAGCCCTACCACCGACTGCAAAAA TGTCAAGTGA
- the LOC116207396 gene encoding pentatricopeptide repeat-containing protein At3g29230-like: MPMSSSSRAVVLRLVCNLQSLKQVEQALASVTKQSLFSDPLIASKLIVFSALSSLGSLFFAQSIFEQTPGDNTFICNTMMRAYSRSAFPVRAIAIYNRMLSSGLECDKFSYNFVLKACGRMLWCGKDDVSGGEMRVSRKVGEVHCRVFVVGLDSDLHIQNSLLHMYSECGLMGSARWLFDEMTDRTVASWNIMILAFDQVGDFAAADELLDLMPRKNVVSWNTLIARYVRLGNVKAAERVFNEMPERDTVSWNSIISGYAQVKDYAEALRLFNEMTDVGVKATEITLTSVLGACAETGALDMGKRIHELLKEKGQKIEDYIGIALVDMYAKCGELTCARRVFDNLEMKPASCWNAMIIGLAVHGHSQEALKLFHEMTTRKRDDVRPNGVTFTGVLTACSHKGLVEEGRWLFALMTEGYLIKPDMKHYGCMVDLYSRLGLLDEAYGVIRCMPFEANCVIWRTLLGACRTHGNVELGELSFRQLAKLGTLRDGDYVLLSNMYADAGRWDAVERLRDEMGSGKVLRRPGASNIALE, from the coding sequence ATGCCCATGTCGTCGTCCTCGAGAGCTGTGGTCCTCCGCTTGGTCTGCAACCTCCAGTCCCTGAAGCAAGTGGAGCAAGCCCTAGCCTCTGTCACCAAGCAGTCCCTCTTCTCGGATCCCCTCATAGCCTCCAAGCTCATCGTCTTCTCCGCGCTTTCCTCACTGGGCAGCCTCTTCTTCGCACAGTCCATCTTCGAGCAAACGCCGGGGGACAATACCTTCATCTGCAACACCATGATGAGGGCCTACTCGAGGAGCGCCTTTCCCGTCAGAGCTATCGCCATCTACAACCGAATGCTGAGCTCGGGCTTGGAGTGCGATAAGTTCTCCTACAATTTCGTGCTCAAGGCTTGTGGGAGAATGCTCTGGTGTGGGAAGGATGACGTGAGCGGTGGGGAGATGAGGGTCTCCCGCAAGGTGGGAGAGGTCCACTGCCGGGTTTTCGTGGTGGGGTTGGATTCGGACCTACATATCCAGAACTCTCTACTGCATATGTATTCAGAGTGCGGGTTGATGGGCAGTGCCCGCTGGTTGTTCGATGAAATGACTGATAGGACTGTAGCTTCATGGAATATCATGATTTTGGCATTTGATCAGGTCGGTGATTTTGCAGCGGCAGATGAGCTTCTGGACTTGATGCCAAGGAAGAATGTGGTTTCATGGAATACCTTGATAGCTAGGTACGTGAGGCTGGGCAATGTGAAAGCCGCTGAGAGGGTGTTTAATGAAATGCCCGAGAGGGACACGGTCTCGTGGAACTCGATAATTTCAGGGTATGCCCAAGTAAAGGACTATGCCGAGGCATTGAGGCTTTTCAATGAGATGACAGATGTCGGGGTCAAAGCAACGGAGATTACACTTACATCTGTCCTCGGCGCATGTGCCGAGACGGGGGCTTTGGACATGGGCAAGAGGATCCATGAGTTGCTGAAGGAAAAGGGgcaaaagattgaggactacATTGGGATTGCGCTGGTGGATATGTACGCAAAGTGCGGAGAGTTGACCTGCGCTAGGAGAGTATTCGATAACTTGGAGATGAAACCCGCCAGCTGCTGGAATGCAATGATCATCGGGTTAGCAGTCCATGGGCACTCTCAGGAAGCCCTCAAGCTGTTTCATGAGATGACGACAAGGAAGCGGGACGACGTAAGGCCCAATGGGGTCACGTTCACTGGGGTCCTGACTGCGTGCAGCCACAAAGGGCTGGTCGAGGAGGGTCGCTGGCTCTTCGCCCTCATGACCGAGGGCTACCTCATCAAGCCAGATATGAAGCACTACGGGTGCATGGTGGACCTCTACAGCAGACTGGGCTTGTTGGATGAGGCCTATGGGGTGATAAGGTGCATGCCGTTTGAGGCAAACTGTGTGATCTGGAGGACACTTCTAGGGGCTTGTAGGACTCATGGAAATGTGGAATTGGGTGAACTATCGTTCCGACAGCTTGCCAAGCTCGGGACCCTTCGGGATGGGGACTATGTTCTCTTGTCAAATATGTATGCTGATGCAGGGAGGTGGGATGCTGTGGAGAGGTTGAGGGATGAGATGGGAAGTGGCAAAGTTCTCAGGAGACCGGGGGCCAGCAATATCGCACTGGAGTAG
- the LOC116209163 gene encoding non-specific lipid-transfer protein 1-like gives MASKRFLNNLVPALFLCMVVAASVVESAVTCGQVTSSLTPCIPYARGVVAAPSAACCSGVRSLNNAAKTTPDRQTACNCLKVIARSITGINYGRVGALPGKCGVSIPYKISPSTDCSRVK, from the exons aTGGCGAGCAAGAGATTCCTTAACAACCTCGTCCCGGCATTATTCCTCTGCATGGTGGTGGCGGCTAGTGTGGTGGAATCCGCCGTCACGTGCGGCCAGGTCACGAGCTCGCTGACCCCCTGCATTCCCTACGCTCGGGGCGTGGTTGCTGCCCCGTCGGCGGCCTGCTGCTCAGGTGTCCGATCGCTGAATAATGCCGCCAAAACCACCCCTGACCGCCAAACCGCCTGCAATTGCCTGAAGGTGATTGCCCGCAGCATCACCGGTATCAACTACGGCAGGGTCGGTGCCTTGCCCGGGAAGTGTGGCGTCAGCATTCCATACAAGATCAGCCCCTCAACTGACTGCAGCAG AGTAAAGTGA
- the LOC116207397 gene encoding serine/threonine-protein kinase STY13, with amino-acid sequence MSCSYNNSREGRESEFEQHSVLRKSVDSEPKSVSQNGSISSPQLSIDDNLLVDPKLLLIRSKIGEGAHGRVYEGRYGDQIVAVKVLNPGSTPEEKAALESRFAREVNMMSRVKHENLVKFIGACKDPLMVIVTELLPGMSLRKYLVGIRPKLLDLHVAIKFALDIARAMECLHAHGIIHRDLKPDNLLLTANQRSVKLADFGLAREESVTEMMTAETGTYRWMAPELYSTVTLRQGEKKHYNNKVDVYSFGIVLWELLTNRMPFEGMSNLQAAYAAAFKQERPSLPEDVFPDLAFIVQSCWVEDPNMRPSFSQVIRMLNTFLFTLPPPSHSISDPDSNNSATTSNRTLTLSSAPVKGKFSFLRQLFAARRTRHSQ; translated from the exons ATGAGTTGCAGCTACAATAATAGCAGAGAAGGACGGGAGAGCGAGTTTGAGCAACACTCGGTTCTGAGGAAGTCTGTCGACTCCGAGCCGAAATCGGTGTCCCAGAACGGGTCGATTTCCTCTCCACAGTTGTCTATCGATGATAATCTGCTGGTTGACCCGAAGTTGCTGCTTATCAGGTCGAAGATTGGCGAAGGAGCTCATGGTAGAGTTTACGAAGGGAG ATATGGAGATCAAATTGTTGCCGTAAAGGTTCTTAATCCTGGGAGCACGCCAGAAGAAAAAGCTGCACTTGAAAGCCGGTTCGCTCGGGAAGTCAATATGATGTCACGAGTAAAACATGAGAACCTTGTCAAG TTCATTGGAGCTTGTAAAGACCCTCTAATGGTAATTGTCACGGAATTGCTACCTGGAATGTCTCTTCGGAAATATCTGGTTGGAATACGTCCTAAATTGTTGGATCTTCATGTTGCGATAAAATTCGCTCTTGATATAGCCCGTGCAATGGAATGTCTACATGCCCATGGAATCATACATAGAGATCTTAAACCAG ATAACCTGCTACTTACAGCAAACCAGAGGTCTGTAAAGCTCGCCGATTTTGGTCTTGCAAGAGAAGAATCTGTCACTGAGATGATGACTGCAGAAACCGGGACGTACCGCTGGATGGCTCCTGAG TTGTACAGCACAGTGACGTTGCGACAAGGAGAGAAGAAGCATTATAACAACAAGGTCGATGTATATAGCTTTGGGATTGTACTGTGGGAATTATTAACCAACCGCATGCCATTTGAGGGCATGTCTAATTTGCAGGCTGCTTATGCTGCTGCTTTTAAG CAAGAGAGGCCGAGTCTTCCAGAAGATGTATTTCCCGATCTTGCATTTATCGTACAGTCATGTTGGGTTGAGGACCCGAACATGAGGCCAAGCTTCAGTCAGGTCATACGTATGCTCAACACATTTCTCTTCACTCTCCCTCCTCCTTCCCACTCAATATCAGACCCCGACTCCAACAACTCAGCAACTACAAGTAACCGCACCCTGACCCTGTCTTCAGCCCCGGTGAAAGGgaagttttcttttcttcgcCAACTTTTTGCTGCTAGGAGGACTAGGCACTCTCAATGA
- the LOC116208428 gene encoding uncharacterized protein LOC116208428 — protein sequence MDNRVEQTTHSMRRKRGTAGSVSCRVPSGLLSLLVLLLPSICNAYRPGDIVPMSRRGQYHSSRTVWQDLIGRHCPVFAVNREVLIPIPKPTGFTGADPYKISFQVGREKFLIPWLYVINRNSREVPMIDVHLRYSGSDLHGVTAKVLDMPHHYIDIHPDIAKQFWDSQIWPKHVLVRYTWEEQSEIDVASGFYVLFGSGLVLSFILSIYVLQSSRDKLARFVRETVAETSMPVGGVAKVE from the exons ATGGACAATCGAGTGGAGCAGACAACTCACAGTATGCGGAGAAAGAGAGGAACCGCCGGCAGCGTAAGCTGCAGAGTCCCATCGGGGCTTCTATCGCTGTTGGTGCTGCTCCTTCCCTCGATCTGCAATGCTTATCGGCCCGGCGACATCGTCCCGATGAGCCGCAGGGGCCAATACCACTCG TCCAGGACCGTGTGGCAAGACTTGATTGGTCGCCACTGCCCGGTCTTCGCCGTCAATCGCGAG GTGTTGATCCCTATACCGAAACCGACGGGCTTCACCGGAGCTGATCCGTACAAAAT ATCATTTCAAGTTGGAAGAGAGAAGTTTCTGATTCCATGGCTTTACGTGATAAACCGTAATAGCCGTGAGGTGCCAATGATTGATGTGCATTTG AGATACTCTGGAAGTGATTTGCATGGTGTTACAGCCAAAGTTCTGGACATGCCTCACCACT ATATTGATATTCACCCTGATATCGCTAAACAATTCTGGGATTCTCAGATTTGGCCCAAACATGTGCTTGTTCGGTACACATG GGAGGAGCAGTCAGAGATAGATGTTGCCTCTGGATTTTACGTTTTGTTTGGATCAG GGCTTGTGCTATCTTTCATACTTTCAATCTACGTCCTGCAATCATCTCGAGACAAACTGGCAAG ATTTGTTAGAGAAACCGTCGCAGAAACCAGCATGCCTGTTGGAGGAGTTGCAAAGGTGGAGTGA
- the LOC116208427 gene encoding protein DETOXIFICATION 53 has translation MLQSFRPPCSVVFDYLKQDQPLPAGMSPTTDHEPTEGRSVIGSLRKYPTKEVREEAQALGKIAGPLVISTLLILLRSLVSMIFLGRLGKLELAGGSLALGFWNVTGNSVLKGLAMRMDPICSQAFGAKNWSLLTLTFSRTIALLLLVSIPITILWLNAESLLLRLGQDPEVARYAGVFMATYVPELFAQSFLQPLRALLRTQGLTMPVTLASLIALILHVPINYFLVIYMGLGIRGVALGLALNTMNLDLGLLIYIYTSKSPIKPWEHGYGVSFLSIFQDLQQLVAFAGPSCLSICSEWWWYNIMLVLCSRVGDSPESSIAAMGIMIQICSYLYCIPFSLNSAALARVGNALGAGRPCRAKLISIVGLVASVAFGASVFAFATAARSKLARIYTDEPTVIDLVTSTLPILGLCELGNAPRTVASGVLMGTARPELVARANLCSFYVIGLPLTLLLAFKFEYGFKGLWLGLLASEISGTFMISYDLRRTDWKYQAKRAEKLTLISGEKSD, from the exons ATGTTACAGTCTTTCC GCCCACCCTGTTCAGTCGTGTTCGATTATTTGAAGCAAG ACCAGCCCCTGCCAGCAGGCATGTCCCCGACAACAGACCATGAACCAACAGAAGGAAGATCAGTCATAGGAAGTCTTCGGAAGTACCCCACGAAAGAG GTAAGAGAAGAGGCACAAGCTCTAGGGAAGATTGCAGGCCCGCTTGTGATCTCGACACTCCTAATACTGTTGAGGTCCCTCGTTTCAATGATCTTCTTAGGACGCTTGGGCAAGCTAGAGCTAGCAGGAGGATCACTGGCCCTTGGGTTCTGGAATGTCACCGGGAACTCTGTCCTAAAGGGCTTAGCAATGAGGATGGACCCAATCTGCAGCCAAGCCTTCGGGGCCAAGAATTGGTCGCTCCTCACCCTGACCTTCTCCAGAACCATAGCCCTCCTCTTACTTGTCTCCATACCCATCACAATCCTGTGGCTGAATGCAGAATCCCTCCTGCTCAGGTTGGGGCAGGACCCGGAGGTCGCAAGATACGCGGGGGTGTTCATGGCAACCTACGTCCCAGAGTTGTTTGCTCAATCCTTCTTGCAACCACTGAGAGCTTTGCTTCGAACACAAGGCCTCACCATGCCGGTAACCCTAGCTTCCCTGATCGCCCTCATCCTCCATGTACCGATAAACTACTTCCTTGTTATCTACATGGGTTTGGGGATAAGAGGGGTTGCACTAGGTCTCGCCTTGAACACCATGAACCTCGACCTGGGGCTGCTGATCTACATATACACATCGAAATCACCCATAAAACCTTGGGAGCATGGCTATGGTGTGAGCTTCTTGTCGATCTTCCAAGACTTGCAGCAGCTGGTGGCTTTTGCAGGGCCAAGCTGCCTCTCCATCTGCTCCGAGTGGTGGTGGTATAATATCATGCTAGTTCTGTGCAGCCGAGTCGGTGACAGCCCCGAGTCAAGCATCGCGGCTATGGGCATCATGATCCAGATTTGCAGCTACCTATATTGTATCCCGTTCTCTCTCAACTCGGCTGCATTGGCACGCGTTGGGAATGCGCTTGGTGCAGGCAGGCCATGTCGGGCCAAGTTGATCTCTATTGTCGGACTTGTAGCATCCGTCGCCTTTGGAGCCTCTGTTTTTGCTTTTGCGACTGCTGCTAGGTCCAAACTGGCCAGAATCTACACGGACGAGCCAACAGTTATCGACCTGGTCACCTCTACACTTCCGATCCTGGGCCTGTGCGAGTTAGGGAACGCTCCAAGGACAGTTGCTTCAGGAGTCTTAATGGGGACGGCACGTCCAGAGTTGGTGGCACGGGCAAATCTGTGTTCCTTTTATGTGATCGGCCTGCCATTAACTCTTCTCCTGGCATTCAAGTTCGAGTATGGCTTCAAGGGATTGTGGTTAGGCCTGCTCGCATCTGAGATTTCAGGGACATTCATGATCTCATACGACTTAAGACGTACAGACTGGAAGTATCAAGCTAAAAGGGCTGAGAAGCTAACCCTTATTTCCGGAGAAAAGTCGGACTAG